One segment of Natronosalvus halobius DNA contains the following:
- a CDS encoding ferritin-like domain-containing protein yields MSLGQRVSSDHQLTRLLQIGIVLEEVVESRAAHHLESLPEAEREAIDEEVRALLAEAAEESAEHRQRLEALVDELDAETVSYEEINTLVDARYGPPEDTDGVLYDQLCNEETAYKFYDDLIAAIEASETDFSVDRERVLDTLEAIREEETEGVEAVTEIMERRA; encoded by the coding sequence ATGAGCCTGGGACAGCGGGTCTCGAGCGACCACCAGCTCACCCGACTGCTACAGATCGGGATCGTCCTGGAAGAGGTCGTCGAGTCGCGTGCCGCCCACCACCTCGAGTCGTTGCCCGAGGCCGAACGCGAGGCCATCGACGAGGAGGTACGAGCGTTACTCGCCGAGGCGGCCGAGGAGTCAGCCGAGCACCGCCAGCGCCTCGAGGCGCTCGTCGACGAACTCGACGCCGAGACGGTCTCCTACGAGGAGATCAACACGCTGGTCGACGCCCGCTACGGGCCGCCCGAGGACACCGACGGCGTCCTCTACGATCAGCTGTGTAACGAGGAGACGGCCTACAAGTTCTACGACGACCTCATCGCGGCGATCGAGGCCTCCGAGACGGACTTCAGCGTCGACCGCGAGCGCGTCCTCGACACCCTCGAGGCGATCCGCGAGGAGGAGACCGAGGGGGTCGAAGCGGTAACGGAGATCATGGAGCGACGAGCATGA